One genomic window of Saccopteryx bilineata isolate mSacBil1 chromosome 4, mSacBil1_pri_phased_curated, whole genome shotgun sequence includes the following:
- the PAGR1 gene encoding PAXIP1-associated glutamate-rich protein 1, which produces MSLVRGHGDIASTTAAPLSEEGEVTSGLQALAVGDTGGHSASANKAEEEREGVREEAEREGSGTEEVQGETPSAEGEEHAQGEAEDWCVPCSDEEVELPADGQAWMPPPSEIQRLYELLTAHGTLELQAEILPRRPPTPEAQSEEEQSDEEPETKEEEEEKPRMPTEFDFDDEPMTPKDSLIDRRRTPGSSARSQKREARLDKVLSDMKRHKKLEEQILRTGRDLFSLDSEEPNPASPPLRASGSGLFPRQRKY; this is translated from the exons ATGTCCCTTGTCCGGGGTCATGGAGACATTGCGTCCACGACGGCGGCGCCTCTATCTGAAGAAGGGGAAGTGACCTCCGGCCTCCAAGCTCTGGCCGTAGGAGATACCGGAGGCCACTCGGCTTCGGCCAATAAAGccgaggaagagagggaaggagtccGGGAGGAGGCTGAGCGTGAGGGGTCTGGGACCGAGGAGGTGCAAGGAGAAACCCCCAGCGCCGAGGGGGAGGAGCATGCCCAGGGAGAAGCCGAGGACTGGTGTGTGCCGTGCAGCGACGAGGAGGTGGAGCTCCCCGCGGATGGGCAGGCCTGGATGCCGCCCCCCTCCGAGATCCAGCGACTCTATGAACTGCTGACTGCCCACGGCACACTAGAGCTTCAGGCTGAGATCCTGCCCCGCCGGCCACCCACGCCTGAGGCCCAGAGTGAAGAGGAGCAGTCCGACGAGGAGCCCGAGaccaaagaggaggaagaggagaa ACCACGCATGCCCACAGAATTTGACTTTGATGATGAGCCAATGACACCAAAGGATTCCTTGATTGATCGGAGACGCACCCCAG GAAGCTCAGCTCGGAGCCAGAAACGGGAAGCCCGCCTGGACAAAGTCCTCTCGGACATGAAGCGACACAAGAAGCTGGAGGAGCAGATCCTTCGTACCGGCAGGGACCTGTTCAGCCTGGACTCCGAGGAGCCCAACCCCGCCAGTCCCCCGCTCCGGGCCTCAGGGAGCGGTCTCTTCCCCCGGCAGCGGAAGTACTGA